A single genomic interval of Bacillus sp. es.036 harbors:
- a CDS encoding phosphoglycerate kinase, producing the protein MNKKSIRDVELKGKKVFCRVDFNVPMEDGKVTDETRIKAALPTIKHLSDQGAKVILASHLGRPKGEAVDELRLDPVADRLSDLIGKTVTKTDAVYGEEVDRAIAGLEDGDLLLIENVRFEAGEEKNDEDLAKKFAAMADLYVNDAFGAAHRAHASTEGIAHHIPAVAGFLMEKELEVLGSALTEPSRPFTAIVGGAKVKDKIGVIDHLLDKVDNLIIGGGLAYTFVKALGHEVGLSLLEEDKIDLAKSFMDKAKEKGVNFYMPEDVVIGDDFSNDANTKVVSIEEIPSDWEALDIGPKTRETYSKVIADSKLVIWNGPMGVFELDVYANGTKAVAEALANAEDTYSVIGGGDSAAAVEKFGYADQMSHISTGGGASLEFMEGKELPGVVALNDK; encoded by the coding sequence ATGAACAAAAAATCAATTCGTGACGTTGAGTTAAAAGGCAAAAAGGTATTCTGCCGCGTGGATTTCAATGTACCTATGGAAGATGGTAAGGTAACAGATGAAACGCGTATTAAAGCAGCACTTCCTACGATCAAGCATTTGTCTGATCAGGGAGCGAAAGTCATTCTTGCAAGCCACCTTGGACGTCCAAAAGGTGAAGCTGTTGATGAGCTACGTCTTGATCCGGTTGCAGACCGTTTAAGCGACCTCATTGGCAAAACCGTTACAAAAACAGATGCAGTGTATGGTGAAGAAGTTGACCGTGCGATTGCAGGTCTAGAAGATGGCGACCTTCTTCTTATTGAGAATGTTCGTTTTGAGGCTGGAGAAGAGAAGAATGATGAAGACCTTGCGAAGAAATTTGCTGCAATGGCAGATCTTTACGTAAATGATGCTTTTGGCGCAGCACACCGTGCTCACGCTTCAACAGAAGGTATCGCTCATCATATTCCTGCTGTAGCTGGTTTTCTTATGGAGAAAGAACTTGAAGTTCTTGGAAGTGCTCTAACAGAACCTTCCCGTCCATTCACAGCTATTGTTGGTGGAGCAAAAGTAAAAGATAAAATCGGTGTGATTGATCACCTACTTGATAAAGTAGATAACTTGATCATCGGTGGCGGTCTTGCTTATACATTTGTAAAAGCACTTGGACATGAAGTTGGTTTGTCTCTTCTTGAGGAAGATAAAATCGATCTAGCGAAATCATTCATGGATAAAGCAAAAGAAAAAGGCGTTAATTTCTATATGCCAGAAGACGTTGTGATTGGTGATGATTTCTCAAATGATGCAAACACGAAAGTGGTAAGCATTGAAGAAATTCCATCCGATTGGGAAGCACTTGATATCGGACCGAAAACGAGAGAAACGTACAGCAAAGTGATCGCTGACTCTAAACTCGTTATCTGGAACGGACCAATGGGTGTATTTGAACTAGACGTTTATGCTAATGGTACGAAAGCAGTAGCTGAAGCACTTGCGAACGCAGAAGATACGTATTCAGTTATTGGTGGCGGTGACTCTGCAGCAGCGGTTGAGAAATTTGGCTATGCTGATCAAATGAGCCACATCTCTACTGGTGGCGGTGCTTCTCTTGAGTTCATGGAAGGTAAAGAACTTCCGGGTGTTGTCGCACTTAACGACAAATAA
- the gap gene encoding type I glyceraldehyde-3-phosphate dehydrogenase, with protein MATKVGINGFGRIGRNVFRAALNNPGVDIVAVNDLTDANMLAHLLKYDSVHGELNVEVEVNGENLVVNGTEIKVLSERDPAQLGWGDLGVEVVIESTGRFTNRDDAAKHLEAGAKKVVISAPAKDEDITVVLGVNEDKYDAASHHVISNASCTTNCLAPVAKVLNDKFGIKRGLMTTTHSYTNDQQILDLPHKDYRRARAAAENIIPTSTGAAKAVSLVLPELDGKLNGMAMRVPTPNVSIVDLVAELDQDVSVDEVNAALKEAAEGDLKGYLGYSDEPLVSKDYNGNPNSSIVDGLSTMGIDGNMVKVISWYDNEWGYSNRVVDLVDYIAAKGL; from the coding sequence ATGGCAACAAAAGTAGGTATTAACGGTTTTGGACGTATTGGACGTAACGTATTCCGTGCAGCATTAAACAACCCTGGTGTTGATATTGTAGCTGTAAACGATCTTACAGATGCAAACATGCTTGCACATCTTCTTAAATACGATTCCGTACATGGAGAACTTAATGTAGAAGTTGAAGTTAACGGCGAGAATCTTGTTGTTAACGGAACTGAAATCAAAGTTCTTTCTGAGCGCGACCCAGCACAACTTGGATGGGGAGATCTTGGTGTTGAAGTGGTAATCGAATCCACTGGCCGTTTCACAAACCGTGACGATGCTGCGAAGCACCTTGAAGCAGGAGCTAAGAAAGTTGTCATCTCCGCACCAGCTAAAGACGAAGACATTACAGTTGTTCTAGGTGTTAACGAAGACAAGTACGATGCAGCTAGCCATCACGTTATCTCTAACGCATCTTGTACGACAAACTGTCTTGCACCAGTAGCTAAAGTATTGAACGACAAGTTCGGTATTAAGCGTGGTCTTATGACAACAACTCACTCATATACAAACGATCAGCAAATTCTTGATCTTCCACACAAAGACTACCGTCGTGCTCGTGCAGCAGCTGAAAACATCATTCCAACATCTACAGGCGCTGCTAAAGCAGTATCTCTTGTACTTCCAGAGCTTGATGGTAAGTTGAATGGTATGGCTATGCGTGTACCTACACCAAACGTATCAATCGTTGACCTTGTAGCTGAACTTGATCAAGACGTTTCAGTTGATGAAGTAAACGCTGCTCTTAAAGAAGCTGCTGAAGGCGATCTTAAAGGATACCTTGGTTACAGCGACGAGCCACTAGTATCAAAAGACTACAACGGTAACCCGAACTCTTCAATCGTAGATGGTCTTTCTACAATGGGTATCGATGGAAACATGGTTAAAGTTATCTCTTGGTATGACAACGAGTGGGGCTATTCTAACCGCGTAGTAGATCTAGTCGACTACATCGCTGCAAAAGGGCTATAA
- the tpiA gene encoding triose-phosphate isomerase, which produces MRKPIIAGNWKMNKTLTETKSFVDEVKGLIPDGNRVDSVVCAPALFLDYLTDELEGTALQVGAQNMHFEENGAFTGEISPVALNDLGVGYVILGHSERRELFGETDEIVNQKTHAAFKHNLTPIICVGETLEQRESDVTEDIVKAQVQKAIAGLTNEQVAQSVIAYEPIWAIGTGKTATSDQANDVCAFIRGVLKDETTDETANAVRIQYGGSVKPGNIDELMGKSDIDGALVGGASLDAKSFLQLLEAGQNA; this is translated from the coding sequence ATGCGCAAACCAATCATCGCAGGTAACTGGAAGATGAACAAAACACTTACGGAAACAAAAAGCTTTGTTGACGAAGTGAAAGGACTTATTCCTGATGGCAATCGCGTAGATTCCGTTGTCTGTGCTCCTGCTCTTTTCCTTGATTATTTAACGGATGAGCTAGAAGGTACAGCACTTCAAGTTGGTGCTCAAAATATGCACTTTGAAGAAAACGGCGCGTTTACAGGTGAAATTAGCCCTGTAGCACTTAACGACCTTGGAGTAGGCTATGTCATTCTTGGTCACTCTGAACGTCGTGAGCTATTTGGTGAAACGGATGAGATTGTAAATCAAAAAACTCATGCAGCGTTCAAACATAACCTAACGCCAATCATCTGTGTCGGTGAAACGCTTGAACAGCGTGAAAGCGACGTAACAGAAGATATTGTAAAAGCACAAGTCCAAAAAGCAATTGCTGGTTTAACAAATGAACAGGTAGCTCAATCTGTTATCGCATATGAGCCAATCTGGGCAATTGGAACTGGTAAAACAGCAACAAGCGATCAAGCAAATGATGTATGTGCATTTATCCGCGGCGTCCTTAAAGACGAAACGACTGACGAAACAGCTAATGCGGTCCGTATCCAATATGGCGGCAGTGTTAAACCTGGTAACATTGACGAGCTTATGGGTAAATCCGACATTGATGGAGCTTTAGTCGGCGGCGCTAGCCTTGATGCGAAATCTTTCCTACAGCTTTTGGAGGCTGGTCAGAATGCCTAA
- the whiA gene encoding DNA-binding protein WhiA — MSFAADTKKELTQLESKPCCARSELAALIRMNGSISFGNRQLILNIPTEHAAIARRIYTLIKRIYNYDVELLVRKKMRLKKNNVYIVRVSAKARELLEDLGIMDNAFTFTRTISIDFTKKACCKRSYLRGAFLAGGSINHPETSYHLEIFSMYEEHTESLCNLMNEFGLNAKMLERKKGYIVYIKEGEKITEFLSVVGAHQALLYFEDVRIMKDMRNSVNRIVNCETANLNKTVGAAFRQVENIRFIQKEVGLEILPDKLREIAELRVKHQDVTLKELGEMVTGGAISKSGINHRLRKIDQIADKLRNGKPIS, encoded by the coding sequence ATGTCATTTGCTGCTGATACAAAGAAAGAATTAACGCAGTTAGAAAGCAAACCTTGTTGTGCAAGATCAGAACTAGCAGCTCTTATACGAATGAATGGATCCATTTCGTTTGGAAACAGACAATTGATTTTAAACATTCCGACAGAACATGCTGCCATTGCAAGAAGGATTTATACACTTATTAAGCGGATTTACAATTATGATGTTGAACTGCTTGTCCGTAAGAAGATGAGATTGAAGAAAAACAATGTTTACATTGTTCGTGTCTCAGCGAAAGCGAGAGAGCTTCTTGAGGATCTCGGTATTATGGATAATGCATTTACGTTTACTAGAACGATTTCGATTGATTTTACAAAGAAGGCCTGTTGCAAACGCTCTTATCTAAGAGGAGCATTTCTTGCTGGGGGTTCAATTAATCACCCTGAAACCTCTTATCATCTCGAGATTTTCTCCATGTATGAAGAGCATACAGAGTCACTTTGTAACTTAATGAATGAATTTGGTTTAAATGCGAAGATGCTTGAGCGAAAGAAAGGTTACATCGTCTATATCAAAGAAGGTGAAAAGATTACAGAGTTTTTAAGTGTTGTCGGGGCCCATCAGGCGCTGCTTTACTTTGAAGATGTTCGCATCATGAAAGATATGCGAAATTCTGTTAATCGGATTGTAAATTGTGAAACAGCCAATTTGAATAAGACAGTCGGTGCAGCTTTTCGGCAGGTTGAGAACATCCGCTTTATCCAAAAAGAAGTTGGGCTTGAAATTCTTCCTGATAAACTAAGGGAGATTGCGGAACTTCGAGTGAAACACCAGGATGTAACGTTAAAAGAACTTGGCGAGATGGTCACGGGTGGAGCGATTAGCAAATCCGGAATCAATCACAGGTTGAGAAAAATTGATCAAATTGCTGATAAGCTTCGTAATGGTAAGCCAATTTCATAG
- a CDS encoding gluconeogenesis factor YvcK family protein has product MDETNLPKAVVIGGGTGLSVLLRGLKKFPVDITAIVTVADDGGSSGRLRDEFDIPPPGDVRNVITALSEVEPLLEGLMQHRFKNGNGLSGHSLGNLMLAAMTDITGDFVKGVREMCRVLNVRGEVLPASNQSIVLHAEMRDGTFVQGESQIPKVNKAIKRVFLSPPGIKALPESIRAIREADLIVLGPGSLYTSILPNLLVPGIAKEIQQAKARKVYVCNVMTQLGETENYTASDHVQALIDHIGYKLMDTIIVNEEMIPSFYEKRYAQERAEVVQYDENRLKSFGFHVISDKIIQYDEKYVRHDAKKISSILLSLLDDRRA; this is encoded by the coding sequence ATGGATGAGACTAATCTGCCAAAGGCCGTCGTCATTGGCGGAGGAACAGGCCTATCGGTACTTCTACGTGGACTTAAAAAGTTTCCTGTCGACATCACTGCCATTGTAACAGTAGCCGACGATGGAGGAAGTTCAGGTCGATTGCGTGACGAGTTTGATATTCCTCCTCCAGGCGATGTGCGAAATGTCATTACAGCTTTATCTGAAGTTGAACCTTTATTAGAGGGATTGATGCAGCATCGCTTTAAAAACGGAAATGGCTTATCTGGTCATTCTCTTGGCAACTTAATGCTCGCTGCCATGACCGATATTACCGGAGACTTTGTAAAAGGCGTAAGAGAAATGTGTCGCGTCTTGAACGTGCGAGGTGAAGTTCTCCCTGCATCGAATCAAAGCATTGTTTTACATGCGGAAATGCGTGATGGAACGTTTGTACAAGGTGAATCCCAAATTCCAAAGGTAAACAAAGCAATTAAGCGAGTATTTCTTTCACCACCAGGCATCAAAGCGCTACCCGAATCGATTCGAGCCATTCGTGAAGCAGATTTAATTGTACTTGGACCAGGTAGTTTGTATACAAGCATTTTACCGAATTTACTTGTGCCAGGTATCGCGAAAGAAATTCAGCAGGCAAAAGCAAGAAAAGTATATGTTTGTAATGTTATGACTCAGTTAGGTGAAACAGAAAATTATACGGCGAGTGACCACGTGCAGGCACTCATTGATCACATTGGCTATAAACTTATGGATACGATTATTGTAAATGAAGAAATGATTCCCTCTTTTTACGAAAAACGTTATGCACAAGAACGAGCAGAGGTTGTGCAATATGACGAAAATCGTCTGAAGAGCTTTGGTTTTCATGTAATCAGTGATAAAATTATCCAATACGATGAGAAATATGTACGCCATGATGCGAAAAAAATATCATCGATTCTTCTATCTTTATTAGACGATAGAAGAGCATGA
- a CDS encoding glutaredoxin family protein → MSKSVTLYSKAACPLCDEAAYLLEELQEEVTFSVQTVDIYSDEALLEKFMLMIPVVEIEGEIVDYGRISKKTIRKRLL, encoded by the coding sequence ATGAGTAAATCGGTTACTTTATATTCGAAGGCGGCATGTCCACTTTGTGATGAAGCAGCTTATCTTCTTGAAGAGTTACAGGAGGAAGTTACGTTCTCAGTACAAACGGTTGATATTTATAGCGATGAGGCGCTCTTGGAAAAGTTTATGCTTATGATTCCAGTTGTCGAAATCGAAGGTGAAATCGTTGATTATGGTCGAATTTCAAAAAAAACAATAAGAAAACGCTTACTTTAA
- a CDS encoding sugar-binding transcriptional regulator, producing MRSLLSLQQKLLPDMLEVMNKRYRVLRQLRLMQPIGRRSLANSLDITERVLRSEVTFLKDQGLLHMSIQGMHLTEEGEQLLLELEPVMNEVSGLDNLEKRLKDKLGIPEVFIVPGDSDDTPWVKKEMGRAAVGRLKKFQLKDRVIAVTGGTTLAGVADMMIPSSEMEGTLFVPARGGLGEQVENQANTICAKMARKAHTDYRLLHVPDQLSEEAYQSLIEEPGVKDILEIIKSAGIVVHGIGEARTMAQRRKSTLDVVEKIEREHAVAEAFGYYFNQSGEVVHKVKTIGLQLEDLERSELVIAVAGGRSKAKAIAAYLKTGIQSILVTDEGAAKALLEGDSLY from the coding sequence ATGCGCTCATTATTGTCACTTCAACAAAAATTATTGCCGGACATGCTAGAAGTTATGAATAAGCGCTATCGGGTATTGAGACAATTAAGACTTATGCAGCCTATTGGACGTAGAAGTCTTGCGAACAGTTTGGATATCACCGAGCGGGTTCTGAGAAGCGAAGTAACGTTCTTGAAAGATCAGGGGCTACTACATATGTCGATACAAGGTATGCACCTGACAGAAGAGGGTGAACAGCTTTTGTTGGAACTTGAACCGGTTATGAATGAAGTGTCCGGTCTCGATAACCTTGAAAAGCGTCTGAAAGATAAGCTTGGCATACCGGAAGTATTTATTGTCCCTGGTGATAGTGATGATACACCCTGGGTAAAAAAAGAAATGGGTCGAGCCGCTGTGGGACGCTTGAAAAAGTTTCAGCTAAAAGATAGAGTAATTGCTGTAACGGGCGGTACCACGCTCGCAGGTGTAGCCGATATGATGATTCCTTCTTCAGAAATGGAAGGAACGCTGTTTGTCCCAGCCCGAGGAGGTCTTGGTGAACAGGTAGAAAATCAGGCGAACACGATTTGTGCGAAGATGGCAAGAAAAGCCCATACTGACTATCGTTTACTACATGTTCCAGATCAGTTGAGTGAAGAAGCATACCAATCTCTTATCGAAGAACCGGGCGTCAAAGATATCCTTGAGATTATTAAGTCAGCCGGTATTGTGGTTCATGGGATTGGGGAAGCTAGAACGATGGCACAGAGACGTAAGTCGACGCTTGATGTTGTTGAAAAAATCGAGCGCGAACATGCTGTTGCTGAAGCGTTTGGGTATTACTTCAATCAGTCAGGAGAAGTCGTTCACAAAGTGAAGACGATCGGACTGCAACTCGAAGATTTAGAGCGTAGTGAATTAGTCATTGCGGTAGCCGGCGGCCGTTCGAAAGCAAAAGCCATCGCAGCTTATCTAAAGACAGGGATTCAAAGTATTCTTGTTACAGATGAAGGTGCCGCTAAAGCGTTATTAGAGGGAGATTCCCTTTATTAA
- the rpoN gene encoding RNA polymerase factor sigma-54, which yields MELGLIQKQTTKLVMTTQLHQAISILQYSTAELLEYVKEQALENPLIELQSPSWDGGVRSSKRSYENGTRQDPLEYAETRRSLHDELHEQTRCINLPKKITGIVHYLIDSIDESGYLRINETEVMSYLDCDEFELTEAIRQVQLLDPSGIGARSLSECLSLQLNQEGEVFELARLLVSDHLKALAEKKYRELSKQYHVPVEQIQQAADLVADLDPRPGTKWFTEKTTYIVPDVMIQEKNGRFTVTLLDDDLPAMKVSNTYRSFKHNEAADYLKDKYQQVSWLMKSIEQRKQTLRAIMGVVIVHQQGFLRNGMSDLVPITLKEVANEAHVHESTVSRAIKSKYVQTPHGLYPLKDLFTSKLASESGEGASSSSVKLFIKELVENENKLKPLSDQKIVEALHIQRGIEVSRRTIAKYRDELKILSSSKRKRFT from the coding sequence ATGGAATTAGGATTGATACAAAAGCAGACAACGAAACTAGTCATGACAACCCAGTTGCATCAAGCGATTTCTATACTCCAATATTCTACGGCTGAATTACTGGAGTACGTGAAAGAACAGGCTCTTGAAAATCCACTTATTGAATTACAGTCACCATCATGGGACGGAGGTGTTCGTTCTTCAAAACGTTCCTACGAGAATGGGACTAGACAAGATCCGCTGGAATATGCGGAAACAAGAAGGAGTCTGCACGATGAACTTCACGAGCAGACGAGGTGTATAAACCTTCCCAAAAAAATAACCGGCATTGTCCATTATTTAATTGATAGCATCGATGAAAGTGGCTACTTACGAATCAATGAAACAGAAGTGATGAGTTATTTAGACTGTGACGAATTTGAATTAACTGAAGCGATTCGACAGGTTCAGTTACTCGACCCCTCAGGTATAGGGGCTCGCTCTTTATCGGAATGTCTTTCTTTACAGCTAAATCAGGAGGGGGAGGTCTTTGAACTTGCTCGATTGCTCGTATCTGATCATTTGAAAGCGTTAGCAGAAAAGAAATATCGTGAGCTTTCGAAGCAGTATCACGTACCTGTCGAACAAATTCAACAGGCAGCAGATTTGGTAGCAGACCTTGACCCCCGTCCAGGAACGAAGTGGTTTACTGAGAAAACAACATACATCGTACCAGATGTTATGATCCAAGAGAAAAATGGACGATTTACTGTTACATTGCTTGATGATGATTTGCCGGCAATGAAAGTGAGCAACACGTATCGTTCATTTAAACATAACGAAGCGGCTGACTATTTGAAAGACAAATACCAGCAAGTCAGCTGGTTAATGAAAAGCATTGAACAAAGGAAGCAGACGTTAAGGGCAATTATGGGCGTTGTGATCGTCCATCAACAAGGATTTTTAAGAAATGGCATGAGTGACCTTGTACCGATCACATTGAAAGAAGTAGCTAATGAAGCTCATGTTCATGAATCGACAGTAAGTCGGGCCATTAAAAGTAAATATGTTCAAACACCACATGGTTTGTACCCACTAAAAGATTTGTTCACTTCAAAGCTAGCGAGTGAATCTGGGGAAGGGGCTTCTTCTTCCAGTGTTAAGCTCTTTATTAAAGAACTTGTGGAGAATGAGAATAAACTCAAACCGTTATCAGACCAAAAAATTGTAGAAGCTCTTCATATCCAGCGTGGAATTGAAGTATCAAGACGAACAATTGCAAAATATCGAGACGAATTAAAGATCTTAAGTTCATCAAAGCGAAAGCGATTTACGTAA
- the clpP gene encoding ATP-dependent Clp endopeptidase proteolytic subunit ClpP: MVLIPTVIEQTNRGERAYDIYSRLLKDRIIMLGTAIDDNVSNAVVAQLLFLAAEDPDKDISLYINSPGGSITAGMAIYDTMQFIKPKVSTICIGMAASMGAFLLAAGEPGKRYALPNSEVMIHQPLGGTQGQASDIEIHAKRIIQMREKLNKILSERTGQPLETIDRDTDRDRFMEATEAKEYGLIDEVMEKKA; encoded by the coding sequence ATGGTTTTAATTCCAACGGTAATTGAACAAACAAACCGCGGTGAAAGAGCGTACGACATTTATTCTCGTCTTCTTAAGGATCGCATTATCATGCTAGGAACAGCAATTGACGACAACGTTTCAAACGCTGTAGTCGCTCAGCTTCTTTTCCTTGCTGCAGAAGATCCTGATAAAGATATCTCACTTTACATTAACAGCCCTGGTGGTTCGATCACAGCAGGTATGGCAATTTACGATACAATGCAATTCATCAAGCCGAAAGTATCAACAATCTGTATCGGTATGGCTGCATCCATGGGTGCTTTCCTTCTTGCAGCTGGTGAGCCTGGAAAGCGTTATGCGCTCCCAAACAGTGAAGTAATGATTCACCAACCGCTCGGTGGTACGCAAGGTCAGGCTTCTGACATTGAAATTCACGCAAAACGTATTATTCAAATGCGCGAAAAGCTGAACAAAATTCTTTCTGAACGTACTGGTCAACCACTTGAAACAATTGATCGCGACACGGATCGTGACCGTTTCATGGAAGCAACAGAAGCGAAAGAATACGGCTTAATTGATGAAGTAATGGAAAAGAAAGCATAA
- the gpmI gene encoding 2,3-bisphosphoglycerate-independent phosphoglycerate mutase has product MPKKPEALIILDGFGLRDEEKGNAVAHANKPNFDRYWNNYPHATLQASGKAVGLPDGQMGNSEVGHLNIGAGRIVYQSLTRVNLAIEEGDFFENETFLEAIDHVKKKGTSLHLFGLLSDGGIHSHIKHLFALLELAAKQGLEDVYVHGFLDGRDVGQQSAKTYIQQLEDKMEEVGVGRLATLSGRYYSMDRDKRWDRVEKSYRALAYGEGPSYKDPYELVDDNYKNEIYDEFVLPSVMTEEDGSPIATVDDEDAVIFFNFRPDRAIQISQVFTNDDFRGFDRGEERPKNLHFVSLTRFSETVGGDVAFKPTNLDNTLGEVLAQQDYKQLRIAETEKYPHVTFFFSGGREEEFPGEERILIDSPKVATYDLQPEMSAYEVTDALLKELDADKHDAIILNFANPDMVGHSGMLEPTVKAIEAVDECLGKIVDKITEKGGHAIITADHGNSDEVTTLDGDAMTAHTTNPVPVIVTKEGAELRTDGILADLSPTLLDLLGGKQPKEMTGKSLIK; this is encoded by the coding sequence ATGCCTAAAAAGCCAGAAGCTTTAATCATCTTAGATGGCTTTGGTCTTCGAGATGAGGAAAAAGGAAATGCCGTAGCACATGCAAATAAACCGAATTTTGATCGTTACTGGAACAACTACCCACATGCTACCCTACAAGCGAGTGGAAAAGCAGTTGGTCTTCCAGACGGGCAAATGGGGAACTCTGAAGTAGGCCACTTGAATATCGGTGCAGGACGCATCGTGTATCAAAGCTTAACAAGAGTTAATCTTGCAATTGAAGAAGGTGACTTCTTTGAAAATGAAACATTTCTAGAGGCAATTGACCACGTGAAGAAAAAAGGAACAAGCCTACACTTGTTTGGACTTCTTTCTGACGGTGGAATTCATAGCCACATTAAACATCTTTTCGCTCTTCTTGAACTTGCTGCAAAGCAAGGCCTTGAAGATGTGTACGTTCACGGTTTCCTTGATGGTCGTGATGTTGGCCAGCAATCTGCGAAAACCTACATTCAGCAGTTAGAGGATAAGATGGAAGAAGTCGGAGTTGGTCGCCTTGCGACGCTCTCAGGCCGCTATTATTCCATGGACCGCGATAAGCGTTGGGATCGCGTTGAGAAGTCTTACCGTGCCCTGGCATACGGTGAAGGTCCTTCTTACAAAGACCCATACGAGCTAGTTGATGATAATTACAAAAATGAAATCTATGATGAGTTCGTTCTTCCTTCAGTTATGACAGAAGAAGACGGTTCACCGATTGCGACGGTTGATGATGAAGATGCAGTTATCTTCTTTAACTTCCGTCCTGACCGAGCAATCCAGATTTCACAAGTCTTTACAAATGATGATTTCCGCGGTTTCGATCGTGGAGAAGAACGTCCTAAAAATCTTCACTTTGTCTCACTTACTCGTTTTAGTGAAACAGTTGGAGGCGACGTTGCTTTCAAACCAACAAACCTTGATAACACGCTTGGTGAAGTACTCGCTCAGCAGGATTACAAGCAGCTGCGTATTGCTGAGACAGAGAAATACCCACACGTTACGTTCTTCTTTAGCGGTGGACGCGAAGAAGAGTTTCCTGGGGAAGAACGCATTCTTATCGACTCTCCGAAAGTTGCAACCTATGACTTGCAGCCGGAGATGAGTGCCTATGAAGTGACGGACGCGTTACTGAAAGAACTCGATGCCGATAAGCACGACGCGATAATCTTAAACTTTGCGAACCCTGACATGGTTGGGCATTCCGGAATGCTTGAGCCAACAGTCAAAGCCATTGAGGCCGTTGACGAATGTCTTGGTAAGATCGTTGATAAAATTACTGAAAAAGGCGGACATGCCATCATTACCGCTGACCACGGAAATTCGGATGAAGTCACAACGCTTGATGGCGATGCGATGACGGCTCATACGACGAACCCAGTACCTGTTATCGTAACAAAAGAAGGTGCAGAGCTTCGTACAGATGGAATTCTTGCGGACCTTTCACCAACGCTTCTCGATTTGCTTGGCGGCAAGCAACCGAAAGAAATGACAGGAAAATCATTAATTAAATAA
- a CDS encoding HPr family phosphocarrier protein has product MVQKEVVVTLETGLQARPAALFVQEANRFNADIFLEKDGKKVNAKSIMGIMSLAVGTGASVILTVDGNDEEDAMSSLMDFVQKD; this is encoded by the coding sequence GTGGTTCAAAAAGAAGTTGTTGTGACATTAGAGACAGGATTACAAGCTCGACCTGCGGCCCTTTTCGTGCAGGAAGCCAACCGATTTAACGCGGATATTTTCCTCGAAAAAGATGGAAAGAAAGTGAACGCCAAAAGCATTATGGGTATCATGAGCCTTGCGGTTGGAACAGGGGCTTCTGTTATTTTAACTGTTGATGGTAATGACGAAGAGGATGCTATGTCATCACTCATGGATTTTGTGCAAAAAGATTAA